Proteins from one Desulfitobacterium chlororespirans DSM 11544 genomic window:
- a CDS encoding FAD-binding protein: MSTTISRRDFFKTAALGAAGIGLMGLTGCDTSVNETPGADLTSPEGSAALPGSFTLEEFKDSLVQLDSITSFVGEVTVDIVVVGAGAAGVPAAVTAAEGGNSVAVLQKQSTVVSQGNCGSGLIIDKSDTEGLLRYVQQTNSLNSWRSDPELLKAYVMHSGEAVQWVYDRARLTGTSAGKPNDKGLFAYLDTSQDFTGEWTDHRYSKFDYGTAKAHMYAPWMGPKPNNIGTYLSYVLDEAAQQYSDRMKIYYSTPGVQLIVDAGRVKGVVGKLADGTYVKFNANKAVILATGDYQNNPAMVKHWCPDVENFDKKQFQKTGDGHLMAVTAGAVMEKLGHTKMLHDFDAGLMYEEPFLSVNMKGQRFCNEFIGFVYMNDMMLHQDMYKGGKNYDDPEKGSLGWYCQIYDSDYMSHEAFESLVPPAVMEKYMPEITDEHYAASHNGTARTGVFPHLIDTWRADSLDELADKLGIEDKQAFLATIERYNTLCSKGADEDFGKDKKWMNAIKKPPFYGIRRHLRVSALCSGVYINANGQTLDENKMPVEGLYCAGNLGGQFYGAADYPFHATGLSIGRCFTFGRLAAKHAASLSGGSGKIAESGTTTVAASSVGSSGNWKDGTYQGKGSGVFGDDIKVSVTIASGKITAITVDEQKETETIGGVALPTYIEAVIANQSTGIDAVSGATMTLKGFTDAVNDALAKASA, translated from the coding sequence ATGAGCACCACTATCTCACGCAGGGACTTTTTTAAGACTGCCGCTTTAGGAGCAGCCGGCATCGGCCTCATGGGACTGACAGGCTGTGACACATCCGTCAATGAGACTCCCGGGGCGGACCTCACATCACCGGAAGGCTCCGCCGCGCTTCCCGGCTCTTTCACCCTTGAAGAGTTTAAGGATTCACTGGTACAGCTTGACTCCATTACCAGTTTTGTTGGCGAGGTTACAGTAGACATCGTCGTTGTCGGCGCCGGTGCAGCCGGTGTACCGGCGGCAGTCACCGCCGCTGAGGGAGGCAATTCCGTCGCCGTGCTGCAGAAGCAGAGTACGGTCGTCTCTCAAGGCAACTGCGGTTCCGGTCTTATTATCGACAAAAGTGACACCGAGGGGCTCCTGCGTTATGTCCAGCAGACCAACAGTCTGAACAGCTGGCGCTCCGACCCTGAGCTTCTTAAGGCCTACGTTATGCATTCCGGCGAGGCCGTGCAATGGGTATACGACCGCGCCCGCCTGACCGGCACTTCTGCCGGCAAGCCCAATGACAAAGGACTCTTCGCTTACCTGGACACCAGCCAGGATTTCACCGGCGAATGGACCGACCATCGTTACAGCAAGTTCGACTACGGTACGGCTAAAGCCCATATGTATGCCCCCTGGATGGGACCGAAACCCAATAATATCGGCACGTACCTGAGCTACGTGCTTGACGAGGCCGCCCAGCAATATTCCGACCGCATGAAGATTTATTACAGCACTCCGGGGGTTCAGCTTATTGTGGATGCCGGCCGGGTGAAGGGTGTCGTTGGCAAGCTTGCCGACGGGACTTATGTAAAGTTTAATGCTAACAAAGCCGTTATCCTCGCCACCGGTGACTATCAAAACAACCCTGCCATGGTGAAGCACTGGTGCCCGGATGTGGAGAACTTCGACAAGAAACAGTTCCAGAAGACGGGGGACGGCCACCTCATGGCAGTCACCGCCGGAGCTGTCATGGAAAAACTCGGGCATACCAAAATGCTCCACGACTTTGACGCCGGCCTCATGTATGAGGAGCCCTTCCTTTCCGTCAACATGAAAGGCCAACGCTTCTGCAATGAGTTCATCGGTTTTGTCTATATGAACGACATGATGCTCCATCAGGATATGTACAAGGGGGGCAAGAACTACGACGATCCGGAGAAGGGTTCTCTCGGGTGGTATTGCCAAATCTACGACAGCGACTACATGAGCCATGAAGCTTTCGAATCCTTAGTCCCCCCTGCCGTCATGGAAAAATACATGCCGGAAATTACCGATGAACACTATGCCGCCTCCCATAATGGCACAGCCCGCACAGGCGTCTTCCCCCACCTGATCGACACCTGGCGTGCCGACAGCCTCGACGAGCTGGCCGACAAGCTCGGCATTGAGGATAAGCAAGCGTTCCTGGCCACTATCGAGCGCTACAACACGTTGTGCTCAAAGGGTGCGGATGAAGACTTCGGCAAAGATAAAAAGTGGATGAATGCTATTAAAAAACCTCCTTTTTATGGAATCCGGCGCCATCTGCGCGTCTCGGCCCTCTGCTCCGGTGTCTATATAAACGCCAACGGACAAACTCTCGATGAAAACAAAATGCCTGTCGAAGGCCTTTATTGTGCCGGCAACCTGGGCGGACAGTTCTACGGCGCGGCGGATTATCCCTTCCATGCTACAGGTCTCTCCATCGGGCGCTGCTTCACCTTTGGCCGTCTGGCCGCTAAGCACGCCGCCTCCCTTTCCGGCGGCAGTGGCAAGATCGCCGAGTCCGGCACCACCACCGTTGCCGCAAGCTCTGTCGGTTCTTCCGGCAATTGGAAGGACGGCACCTATCAGGGCAAGGGCTCCGGGGTCTTCGGAGACGATATTAAGGTGAGCGTCACCATCGCCAGCGGCAAGATCACCGCCATCACCGTAGACGAGCAGAAAGAAACCGAAACCATCGGCGGCGTGGCATTGCCCACGTATATCGAAGCGGTGATCGCCAACCAGTCCACCGGGATTGACGCGGTCTCCGGCGCTACTATGACACTAAAAGGCTTCACTGACGCAGTAAACGATGCCCTGGCCAAAGCATCCGCCTAA
- the ade gene encoding adenine deaminase, giving the protein MNDRNLKKLEPKSLGREKAQLVLKNAQVINVFSEEILVRDVAVEDGVIVGVGQYQGREEVDLSGKYLCPGFIDAHLHLESTLVAPPELIHSALQWGTTTFIIDPHEVVNVAGEEGLDYMLDQTEGLAANVFLMLPSCVPAVPFEENGGVFSAEKMEPYLANPRVLGLGEVMDYVSVIEGEEEMVKKLRLFRERIKDGHAPYLEDKQLAAYALAGIKTDHECIDYAYALEEIRNGMQVLIREGSGARNLEAIVRGIQENNLDTGNFSFCTDDKHINDIQKEGHISYNIKKSIALGLPPLKAIKMATINTARCYNLTELGAVAPGYQADFVILDSLEEVVVHSVYHKGKKVEREKKIEIKPCPEQLRRTVHLPALSADDLKLAVSDSPSSLIQMIEGQITTKHVRNVLPAQDGCFVPNAQYNKVVVVERHKGTGHFAVAPVLGFNLQQGAIATSVSHDSHNVVAIGDNDESILLALQELQRVQGGYTMIRGQRVLATLPLPIMGLISDVGYQAVENTLNQMIGYAHEMGVPAHTHPFIALSFIALPVIPEIRITTRGLYDVVEQKFIR; this is encoded by the coding sequence ATGAACGATAGGAATTTAAAAAAGCTGGAGCCAAAGTCCCTGGGGCGGGAGAAGGCACAGCTTGTGCTGAAGAACGCCCAGGTCATCAATGTGTTCTCAGAGGAAATTCTGGTCAGGGATGTTGCCGTTGAAGACGGGGTGATTGTGGGTGTGGGGCAGTACCAGGGCCGGGAAGAAGTGGATCTGAGCGGGAAGTATCTCTGCCCGGGCTTCATCGACGCCCACCTCCATTTGGAGAGCACCCTGGTTGCGCCGCCGGAGCTCATTCACTCCGCCCTCCAATGGGGAACCACCACATTTATCATTGATCCCCATGAGGTAGTTAATGTGGCCGGTGAAGAGGGCCTGGATTATATGCTGGATCAGACCGAAGGTTTGGCGGCCAATGTCTTTCTGATGCTGCCCTCCTGTGTTCCGGCGGTGCCTTTTGAAGAAAACGGCGGTGTTTTCTCAGCGGAAAAGATGGAGCCCTATCTGGCCAACCCCCGTGTTCTGGGTCTGGGTGAGGTGATGGATTATGTGTCTGTGATCGAAGGGGAAGAGGAGATGGTGAAGAAACTCCGCCTTTTCCGGGAGCGCATCAAAGACGGACATGCTCCCTATCTGGAAGACAAACAACTGGCGGCCTATGCCCTGGCCGGCATCAAAACGGACCACGAATGCATCGACTATGCCTATGCCCTGGAGGAAATACGCAACGGCATGCAGGTCCTGATTCGCGAGGGTTCCGGTGCCAGAAACCTGGAGGCCATTGTCCGGGGGATTCAGGAAAATAACCTGGATACAGGGAACTTTTCCTTCTGTACCGATGACAAACATATCAACGATATCCAAAAGGAAGGCCATATCAGCTATAACATTAAAAAGAGCATTGCCTTGGGCCTTCCGCCCCTTAAAGCCATTAAAATGGCCACCATCAATACAGCCAGATGCTACAACCTGACGGAACTGGGGGCAGTTGCCCCGGGATATCAGGCGGATTTCGTCATCCTGGACAGCCTGGAAGAGGTAGTGGTTCATTCGGTCTACCACAAAGGGAAAAAAGTGGAGCGGGAAAAGAAAATTGAAATTAAGCCCTGTCCGGAGCAGCTGCGCCGGACCGTCCACCTTCCCGCCCTCAGTGCCGATGATCTGAAATTAGCTGTCTCTGACTCCCCATCTTCCCTGATTCAAATGATCGAAGGTCAAATCACTACGAAGCATGTGCGGAATGTTCTGCCCGCCCAGGACGGCTGCTTTGTTCCCAATGCCCAATACAACAAGGTGGTTGTGGTGGAACGCCACAAAGGGACGGGACATTTCGCCGTGGCTCCCGTGCTTGGCTTTAATCTGCAGCAGGGAGCAATCGCCACCAGCGTTTCCCACGATTCTCACAATGTGGTGGCCATCGGTGACAACGACGAAAGTATCCTGCTCGCCCTGCAGGAATTGCAGAGAGTCCAGGGGGGCTATACCATGATCCGCGGGCAAAGAGTGCTGGCCACCCTGCCCCTGCCTATTATGGGTTTAATCAGCGATGTCGGATATCAGGCTGTAGAGAATACTCTGAATCAAATGATCGGTTATGCCCATGAGATGGGGGTGCCGGCCCATACCCATCCTTTTATCGCCCTGTCCTTTATTGCCCTTCCGGTGATCCCGGAGATCCGCATCACCACCCGGGGACTCTATGATGTGGTGGAGCAGAAATTTATCAGATAA
- a CDS encoding GNAT family N-acetyltransferase, which translates to MSITVREFTPEDIPAMLPIWNEVVATGIAFPQMEPLDETSGLEFFGGQSFTGVAIEEATGNMVGLYILHPNNVGRCGHICNASYAVKSEERGKRIGEILVKHCLAKAKEIGFQLLQFNAVVSTNTAALQLYAKLGFVQLGVIPKGFLMKDGTYEDIIPHYYLL; encoded by the coding sequence ATGAGCATTACCGTCAGAGAATTTACACCTGAAGATATTCCCGCTATGCTGCCCATTTGGAACGAAGTGGTAGCTACCGGGATTGCGTTCCCCCAGATGGAACCCCTTGACGAAACGAGCGGCCTGGAGTTTTTCGGCGGCCAATCCTTTACCGGGGTGGCCATCGAAGAAGCTACCGGCAACATGGTGGGATTGTATATCCTCCATCCGAACAATGTGGGCCGCTGCGGACATATCTGCAATGCCAGCTATGCCGTCAAAAGCGAAGAACGGGGAAAACGCATCGGCGAGATTTTGGTTAAGCATTGCCTCGCCAAGGCTAAGGAAATCGGGTTTCAGCTCCTGCAATTCAACGCCGTCGTCAGCACCAATACGGCAGCCCTGCAACTCTACGCTAAGCTGGGTTTCGTTCAGCTTGGGGTCATTCCCAAGGGCTTTCTCATGAAAGACGGAACCTATGAGGATATCATTCCACATTATTATCTGCTGTAA